Proteins encoded together in one Chitinophaga sp. LS1 window:
- a CDS encoding GH92 family glycosyl hydrolase, whose product MLRKGLMLCSLLYCQSLFADTTDLVRYVNTLQGTNSSFTLTRGNTYPTTALPFGMHTWTPQTGKNGDGWKYQYEKDSIRGFQQAHQCSSWSNDYCVFSLMPVTGTLAVNQFQRAARFSHKNEIAKPNYYKVTLDNKITTEIAPTERGAHLRFTFPRSGDAWVVLDGYTRISNVKIIPAERKIIGYINNGQQLSRELRSYFVLQFDQPFTAYGVWDSKTGTITADTLSGKNAYIKFKKGAVVQVKAASSYISQDQAELNLQRELGSFASFDQTKAAAWKVWNDYLGKVKVEGGTPAQKATFYSCFFRASLFSRQFFEYDKDGLPYYYSPYDDKVHAGYLYTDTGFWDTFRAQFPLNALLHPTMHGRYVAALLDAYDQCGWLPSWSFPGEGGSMIGNHAISLLADAWAKGLHTFDPQKALKAYLHEATNKGPWGPANGRDGWKEYYTLGYVPYPGVREATAKTLEYAYDDFCGYTLAKETGNTFCEGVFSRQMYNYKNVWDSVTGFMRGREADGSFKADFDPIEWGGPFTEGNAWHWQWSVFHDIQGLINLMGGDSNFVHKLDAVFASPNNYKVGTYGGPIHEMTEMVMANMGQYAHGNQPIQHMVYLYNYAGQPWKAQYWARAVMEKLYNATENGYPGDEDQGQTSSWYVLSALGFYSVCPGTDQYVMGSPVFNKTTITLENGKQFVIEANNNSMKNVYIKSATLNGQVLTKDWLSHTDITNGGILHLEMSDQPERSRGIAITDRPFSLTK is encoded by the coding sequence ATGCTTAGAAAAGGTCTCATGCTGTGCAGTCTTTTGTACTGCCAGTCGCTATTTGCTGACACTACCGACCTGGTCAGGTACGTAAATACCCTTCAAGGTACCAATTCCAGTTTCACCCTCACCAGAGGCAACACCTATCCAACCACAGCCCTTCCATTTGGAATGCATACCTGGACACCACAAACAGGTAAAAATGGTGATGGCTGGAAATACCAGTACGAAAAAGACAGTATTCGCGGGTTTCAACAAGCCCATCAATGTAGCTCATGGTCTAATGACTATTGTGTATTCTCGCTCATGCCTGTTACCGGCACACTGGCAGTGAACCAGTTTCAGCGTGCGGCACGATTCAGCCACAAAAATGAAATTGCGAAACCCAACTATTACAAGGTTACGCTCGACAACAAAATCACTACAGAAATTGCACCTACAGAAAGAGGAGCACACCTTCGGTTTACATTTCCCCGCTCCGGCGATGCATGGGTAGTGCTGGATGGATATACCCGTATCAGTAATGTAAAGATCATTCCTGCCGAAAGAAAGATCATCGGGTATATTAACAATGGCCAGCAGTTATCCAGAGAGCTGCGTAGCTATTTTGTATTACAATTCGATCAGCCATTCACGGCGTATGGTGTGTGGGATAGTAAGACCGGTACGATCACTGCCGATACACTCAGTGGTAAAAACGCTTATATCAAATTCAAAAAAGGCGCTGTTGTACAGGTAAAAGCTGCCAGCAGTTATATCAGCCAGGATCAGGCAGAACTGAACCTGCAAAGAGAATTGGGTAGCTTCGCGTCCTTTGATCAGACAAAGGCTGCTGCATGGAAAGTATGGAATGACTATCTGGGCAAGGTAAAGGTCGAAGGCGGTACGCCTGCACAAAAAGCCACCTTCTATTCCTGCTTTTTCAGAGCTAGTTTATTCTCCCGTCAGTTCTTTGAATATGATAAGGATGGATTACCTTATTACTATAGCCCTTATGACGATAAAGTGCATGCAGGTTACCTGTATACAGATACTGGGTTCTGGGATACCTTCCGTGCACAGTTTCCGCTCAATGCATTGCTGCATCCCACTATGCACGGTCGTTATGTAGCGGCATTACTGGATGCATATGATCAATGTGGCTGGTTACCTTCCTGGTCTTTTCCTGGTGAAGGTGGAAGTATGATCGGTAATCATGCGATCTCTTTATTGGCAGATGCATGGGCAAAAGGACTGCATACTTTTGATCCGCAAAAAGCATTGAAAGCTTATTTGCACGAAGCGACAAACAAAGGTCCATGGGGGCCGGCGAATGGCCGTGATGGCTGGAAAGAGTATTATACTTTAGGATATGTACCTTATCCTGGTGTGAGAGAAGCGACAGCAAAAACCCTGGAATATGCGTATGATGATTTCTGCGGGTATACCCTGGCGAAAGAAACAGGTAATACCTTTTGTGAAGGTGTGTTTAGCAGGCAGATGTACAACTATAAAAATGTGTGGGATAGTGTGACAGGATTTATGAGAGGAAGAGAAGCAGATGGCAGCTTCAAAGCGGATTTTGATCCGATTGAATGGGGAGGCCCTTTTACAGAGGGGAATGCATGGCATTGGCAGTGGTCAGTGTTTCATGATATACAGGGGTTGATCAACCTGATGGGGGGTGATAGTAATTTTGTGCATAAGCTGGATGCAGTGTTTGCTTCTCCTAATAATTATAAAGTCGGGACTTATGGTGGGCCGATACATGAGATGACGGAAATGGTGATGGCGAATATGGGGCAGTATGCACATGGCAATCAGCCGATACAACACATGGTGTATTTGTATAACTATGCGGGGCAGCCGTGGAAAGCGCAGTATTGGGCGAGAGCAGTGATGGAGAAGTTGTATAATGCGACGGAGAATGGGTATCCGGGAGATGAGGATCAGGGACAGACTTCTTCATGGTATGTGTTGAGTGCATTAGGGTTTTATAGTGTGTGTCCGGGAACAGATCAGTATGTGATGGGGAGTCCGGTGTTTAATAAAACCACCATCACTTTAGAGAATGGGAAGCAGTTTGTAATTGAGGCGAATAATAATAGTATGAAGAATGTGTATATCAAATCGGCTACGCTGAATGGACAGGTGTTGACGAAGGATTGGTTATCTCATACCGATATTACGAATGGAGGCATCCTACATTTAGAAATGTCTGATCAACCAGAAAGATCTCGTGGTATCGCAATAACCGACAGACCATTCTCCTTAACCAAATAA
- a CDS encoding 3-ketoacyl-ACP reductase, producing the protein MESLKGKNALITGAGKGIGKAVAQQLAAEGANLALIARTEKDLQAVAAELAGTGVKIVYATADVADRQAVETAIAKLTAELGTIDILINNAGVGKFGKFLDLSPEEWEHIVKVNLFGAYYTVRAVLPGMLSRQTGDIVNISSTAGKNGAAVTSAYSASKFGLIGMSESLMQEVRKSNIRVTTLTPSTIATDMAIDLKLTDGNPEKVMQAEDFAELIVSQLKLNRRVFVKEAGIWSTNP; encoded by the coding sequence ATGGAATCATTAAAAGGTAAAAATGCGTTGATCACAGGCGCAGGTAAGGGGATTGGGAAGGCAGTGGCTCAACAGTTGGCAGCAGAAGGTGCGAACCTCGCACTGATTGCACGTACAGAAAAAGATTTACAGGCAGTAGCTGCTGAACTGGCAGGTACAGGTGTAAAGATTGTATATGCTACGGCAGACGTAGCAGACAGACAGGCAGTAGAAACTGCGATTGCTAAACTGACCGCTGAACTGGGTACGATCGATATCCTGATCAACAACGCCGGTGTGGGTAAGTTTGGTAAATTCCTGGATCTGTCACCAGAAGAGTGGGAGCATATTGTGAAGGTAAACCTGTTCGGTGCTTACTACACTGTACGTGCGGTATTGCCAGGTATGCTGTCCCGCCAGACGGGAGATATCGTAAATATCTCTTCTACAGCGGGTAAGAATGGAGCTGCAGTAACCAGTGCTTACAGCGCATCGAAGTTTGGTTTGATTGGTATGTCTGAATCACTGATGCAGGAAGTGCGTAAGTCTAACATCCGTGTGACGACGCTGACACCCAGCACTATTGCCACTGATATGGCGATTGATCTGAAACTGACTGATGGTAATCCTGAGAAGGTGATGCAGGCAGAAGATTTTGCGGAGTTGATTGTAAGTCAGCTGAAGCTGAACAGGAGAGTGTTTGTGAAAGAGGCGGGTATCTGGTCAACAAATCCGTGA
- a CDS encoding phosphotransferase: MHHSLLSILPPHKLKVVEAALQQTFGTSTVEDIELMTRGLSPALVYKIQVNGQAYILRLVMAINELIDPAREYACLRAAADAGIAPAVLYADANAAVSICRFIAGPPIWVGLPEKDVQLKSIAEKVKAIHALPLFPPLINFLEGMTHFRDRFLEMNMFPESATAEHFAHFDQIKSIYPINEELVSSHNDLNPANVLFDGEKIWLIDWEASFKNDRYVDLAIVALYFAANEQHIDTFLTAYFGETPTALQKAKFYLMRQVVFLYYGTIFLRMAAEMKETHDQDMKVPTLPEVKKMMSKGEVNLGSYEGKILYGKMLMQEALTEMKLPAFEQALSLLN, from the coding sequence AAACCTTTGGGACATCCACGGTAGAAGACATTGAACTCATGACAAGGGGACTATCACCCGCTTTGGTGTATAAGATCCAGGTAAACGGGCAGGCCTATATCTTAAGGCTTGTCATGGCCATCAATGAACTGATTGACCCTGCACGTGAATACGCCTGTCTGCGTGCTGCGGCGGATGCAGGTATTGCACCAGCCGTATTATATGCTGATGCAAATGCTGCGGTGTCCATTTGCCGGTTTATTGCAGGACCTCCTATATGGGTAGGTCTGCCGGAAAAAGATGTGCAGCTAAAAAGCATTGCGGAAAAGGTAAAGGCGATTCATGCCCTCCCACTCTTTCCGCCATTGATCAATTTTCTCGAGGGGATGACGCATTTCAGAGATCGTTTTCTGGAAATGAATATGTTTCCGGAAAGTGCCACTGCGGAGCATTTCGCACACTTTGACCAGATAAAAAGTATTTATCCTATCAATGAAGAACTCGTGTCTTCACACAATGATCTGAATCCAGCTAATGTACTTTTTGATGGGGAAAAGATCTGGCTCATCGACTGGGAAGCGAGTTTTAAAAATGACCGATATGTAGATCTGGCAATAGTGGCTTTGTATTTTGCAGCAAATGAACAGCATATCGATACTTTCCTGACTGCTTATTTTGGAGAGACGCCAACTGCGTTGCAAAAGGCAAAGTTCTACCTGATGAGACAAGTGGTGTTCCTGTATTATGGTACGATCTTCTTAAGAATGGCGGCTGAAATGAAGGAGACACATGATCAGGATATGAAAGTACCTACGCTACCCGAAGTGAAAAAGATGATGAGTAAGGGAGAGGTGAACTTAGGGAGCTATGAAGGAAAGATATTGTATGGGAAGATGCTGATGCAGGAGGCATTAACTGAAATGAAACTCCCCGCATTTGAACAGGCGCTTTCTTTATTAAATTAA